One region of Aeromicrobium sp. Sec7.5 genomic DNA includes:
- a CDS encoding FtsB family cell division protein has translation MVLLAVMVLLIASYTASLHTWWQQQQEIRATEAKIETQKTAIAELEDDAERWEDPAYIEQQARARFGWVLPGEVGYRVVDADGEVEGDVPQLAEPPSAKAPQWYEKLWDSTKVAGQEPVEPTAPAEGPSEPLLPESP, from the coding sequence GTGGTGCTGCTCGCCGTCATGGTGCTGCTGATCGCGTCGTACACGGCGTCGTTGCACACCTGGTGGCAGCAGCAGCAGGAGATCCGGGCCACCGAGGCCAAGATCGAGACGCAGAAGACCGCGATCGCCGAGCTCGAGGACGATGCGGAGCGGTGGGAGGACCCCGCCTACATCGAGCAGCAGGCCCGGGCCCGATTCGGGTGGGTCCTGCCCGGCGAGGTCGGCTACCGCGTCGTCGACGCCGACGGCGAGGTCGAGGGTGACGTGCCGCAGCTGGCCGAGCCGCCCAGTGCCAAGGCGCCGCAGTGGTACGAGAAGCTGTGGGACAGCACGAAGGTGGCCGGCCAGGAGCCGGTCGAGCCCACGGCCCCCGCGGAGGGTCCGAGCGAGCCCCTGCTGCCGGAGAGCCCGTGA
- a CDS encoding DUF501 domain-containing protein: protein MTSHFTRPAGAVPPSEADLAAIRDQLGRPARGVVTIASRCPSGHPNVVMTEPRLPDGTPFPTLYYLTCPRLAGAIGTLEAAGVMADMSQRLLEDDELAAAYREAHGSYLAEREAIGHVPEIDGISAGGMPTRVKCLHVLIGHALAKGPGVNPLGDEAVAMLGDYWGSSSCAPQSPATSAG from the coding sequence GTGACCAGCCACTTCACCCGTCCGGCCGGCGCGGTGCCGCCGAGCGAGGCCGACCTGGCAGCGATCCGCGACCAGCTCGGACGCCCCGCGCGGGGCGTCGTGACGATCGCGTCGCGATGCCCGTCCGGTCACCCGAACGTCGTGATGACCGAGCCGCGGCTGCCGGACGGGACGCCCTTCCCCACGCTCTACTACCTGACGTGTCCTCGCCTGGCCGGGGCGATCGGCACGCTCGAGGCGGCCGGGGTGATGGCCGACATGAGCCAGCGGCTGCTCGAGGACGATGAGCTGGCGGCGGCGTACCGCGAGGCGCACGGCTCCTACCTGGCCGAGCGCGAGGCCATCGGCCACGTGCCGGAGATCGACGGCATCTCGGCCGGCGGCATGCCCACCCGGGTCAAGTGCCTGCACGTCCTGATCGGCCACGCGCTGGCGAAGGGGCCCGGGGTCAACCCGCTCGGCGACGAGGCGGTCGCGATGCTCGGCGACTACTGGGGCAGCTCGAGCTGCGCCCCGCAGTCACCCGCCACGTCCGCTGGGTGA
- a CDS encoding Ppx/GppA phosphatase family protein, translating into MRRVAAIDCGTNSIRLLVTDLGPDGKAHDLVRDMRIVRLGEGVDRTGRLDPTAIERTVTATREYALTIGEMGVDAVRFCATSAARDAENADDFRSAIRSVLGQEPEILSGDAEARASFLGATSELGPDPALVVDIGGGSTELVRGADGEVHSAVSLDIGSVRLTERFLASDPPSITEITDLVDHLDALLAPAVAGWEPVDRFIGVAGTVTTVAAHAMQLSTYDSDRIHGARLPVDQVREACISLVRLPVVDRRHLPFMHPGRADVIGAGALILDRLLELAPLATDEVVVSERDILDGIARGAADAAGTN; encoded by the coding sequence ATGAGACGCGTCGCGGCGATCGATTGCGGGACCAACTCGATCAGGCTCCTGGTCACCGATCTGGGCCCGGACGGGAAGGCCCACGACCTCGTCCGCGACATGCGGATCGTGCGCCTGGGGGAGGGAGTCGACCGCACCGGACGACTCGACCCGACCGCGATCGAGCGCACTGTCACGGCGACCCGCGAGTACGCGCTGACGATCGGCGAGATGGGGGTCGACGCGGTCCGCTTCTGCGCCACCTCCGCCGCACGCGACGCCGAGAACGCCGATGACTTCCGATCCGCGATCCGGTCGGTCCTCGGCCAGGAGCCCGAGATCCTCAGCGGCGACGCCGAGGCGCGGGCCTCGTTCCTCGGTGCGACCTCCGAGCTGGGCCCGGATCCCGCTCTCGTGGTCGACATCGGAGGGGGCTCGACCGAACTCGTGCGCGGTGCCGACGGCGAGGTCCACTCGGCCGTCTCGCTCGACATCGGCTCGGTGCGCCTGACCGAACGCTTCCTCGCGAGCGACCCGCCGTCGATCACCGAGATCACTGACCTCGTCGACCACCTCGACGCGCTGCTCGCCCCGGCCGTCGCCGGGTGGGAGCCGGTCGACCGGTTCATCGGGGTCGCCGGCACCGTCACGACCGTCGCGGCGCACGCGATGCAGCTGTCGACCTACGACAGCGACCGGATCCACGGAGCTCGTCTGCCGGTCGACCAGGTGCGCGAGGCGTGCATCTCGCTGGTGCGGCTGCCCGTCGTGGATCGCCGTCACCTGCCGTTCATGCATCCGGGCCGCGCCGACGTCATCGGCGCGGGTGCGCTGATCCTCGACCGCCTGCTCGAGCTCGCCCCGCTCGCCACCGACGAGGTCGTCGTCAGTGAGCGCGACATCCTCGACGGCATCGCGCGAGGCGCAGCCGACGCGGCCGGCACGAATTGA
- a CDS encoding transcriptional regulator: MTQAGPAPAFDEVIHAPLRLRVCAFLDAVSSAEFSALRDVLEVADSVVSKHLKVLTEAGYVKLEKPTGRGRVRTWVRLTEEGRRAYRGHVAALRSITAPTSPD, encoded by the coding sequence GTGACCCAGGCCGGTCCGGCGCCGGCGTTCGACGAGGTCATCCACGCGCCACTGCGTCTGAGGGTCTGCGCCTTCCTCGACGCCGTCTCGTCGGCGGAGTTCAGCGCGCTGCGCGACGTGCTCGAGGTGGCGGACTCCGTGGTGAGCAAGCACCTCAAGGTCCTGACCGAGGCCGGGTACGTGAAGCTCGAGAAGCCCACCGGACGCGGCAGGGTCCGGACGTGGGTCCGGCTGACCGAGGAGGGACGCCGTGCCTACCGCGGACACGTCGCGGCGCTGCGGAGCATCACCGCCCCCACGTCGCCTGACTAG
- the trmB gene encoding tRNA (guanosine(46)-N7)-methyltransferase TrmB, protein MSDSADTRPDSADRAFRTEPVSFTRRGGRLNPRQQKAWDLLAKRIVLEVPQDGPSTSVHPAHRFDVATEFGRTAPLVVEIGSGRGEVIVHAASQSPGTDFLGLEVYVPGVAQTLIGVRHGELTNLRMAVVNAAEALTTMIPEASVDELWVHFPDPWHKKKHHKRRLVTPEFAALAARVLRPGGVWRMATDWAEYATQMAEVVAGSPDFAGGRSDRWDGRPLTRFEAKGIDAGREIHDLTAVRLG, encoded by the coding sequence ATGTCCGATTCGGCCGACACCCGTCCAGATTCTGCCGACCGGGCCTTCCGGACCGAGCCCGTCTCCTTCACCCGCCGCGGCGGCCGGTTGAACCCGCGTCAGCAGAAGGCGTGGGACCTGCTCGCGAAGCGGATCGTGCTCGAGGTCCCCCAGGACGGGCCCTCGACGTCGGTGCACCCGGCGCACCGGTTCGACGTCGCGACCGAGTTCGGCCGCACGGCGCCCCTCGTCGTCGAGATCGGCAGCGGCCGCGGCGAGGTCATCGTGCACGCGGCGTCGCAGTCGCCCGGGACCGACTTCCTCGGCCTCGAGGTCTACGTCCCGGGCGTCGCGCAGACGCTGATCGGGGTGCGGCACGGCGAGCTCACCAACCTCCGCATGGCGGTCGTGAATGCCGCCGAGGCGCTCACGACCATGATCCCGGAGGCCTCCGTCGACGAGCTGTGGGTGCACTTCCCCGACCCTTGGCACAAGAAGAAGCACCACAAGCGACGCCTCGTCACGCCGGAGTTTGCCGCGCTCGCGGCCCGCGTCCTGCGGCCCGGCGGGGTCTGGCGCATGGCCACCGACTGGGCCGAGTACGCCACGCAGATGGCCGAGGTCGTGGCCGGCTCCCCCGACTTCGCGGGCGGCCGGAGCGACCGCTGGGACGGCCGTCCCCTCACACGGTTCGAGGCCAAGGGCATCGACGCCGGGCGGGAGATCCACGACCTCACCGCCGTGCGCCTCGGGTGA
- a CDS encoding DinB family protein: MTSDVIEPDDKDWTWVLREACPECGFNAADVDPTGVGPVIGTHVERWQRIVARPDAGVRPQADRWSDLEYACHVRDVFTIFAGRLDQMLAEDPAHFANWDQDAAALERDYAHADPAQVGRELAVEGAALAATLARVGEGDWAHRGLRSNGSEFTTATLVQYLLHDLEHHLVDVDR, translated from the coding sequence ATGACGAGCGACGTGATCGAGCCCGACGACAAGGACTGGACCTGGGTCCTGCGCGAAGCGTGCCCCGAGTGCGGATTCAACGCCGCCGACGTGGACCCGACCGGCGTCGGACCGGTCATCGGCACGCACGTCGAGCGGTGGCAGAGGATCGTCGCGCGCCCCGACGCGGGAGTGCGTCCGCAGGCCGACCGCTGGTCCGACCTCGAGTACGCCTGCCACGTCCGCGACGTGTTCACGATCTTCGCCGGGCGCCTCGACCAGATGCTGGCCGAGGACCCCGCGCACTTCGCCAACTGGGACCAGGACGCCGCAGCGCTGGAGCGCGACTACGCGCACGCGGACCCGGCGCAGGTCGGGCGGGAGCTGGCCGTCGAGGGCGCCGCGCTCGCGGCCACGCTGGCCCGCGTGGGGGAGGGGGACTGGGCACATCGGGGCCTGCGGTCCAACGGGTCCGAGTTCACGACCGCGACCCTCGTGCAGTACCTGCTGCACGACCTCGAGCACCACCTCGTCGACGTCGACCGCTGA
- a CDS encoding Bax inhibitor-1/YccA family protein, whose translation MHSSNPVFSRNESYNGRSSSVQTDPSQWTIDTNAQPGYAPPSAATSDRMTIDSVVEKTAITLGTVIAAAAVAWVVIGQILVEGRFGQAVVDQDAVNTAYMFAIGGALLGFVLAMVNSFKKIISPALVIGYAVAEGVFVGAFSKIVATYVGDVSIVFQAIVGTFVAFGATLAAYKFFNIQVTDKFRKVVTIAIFAFAGATVVNLLLSLTGVVDNGGIRGFNTLGLVVSAFAVVLAVLMLVLDFDYIEKGVQAGLPKRESWRAAFGLTVTLVWLYIEILRILAILRGSD comes from the coding sequence ATGCACAGCTCGAACCCCGTCTTCTCCCGCAACGAGAGCTACAACGGTCGCTCCTCGTCGGTCCAGACCGACCCGTCGCAGTGGACCATCGACACCAACGCTCAGCCGGGTTACGCACCGCCGTCGGCCGCCACGAGCGACCGCATGACGATCGACTCGGTCGTCGAGAAGACCGCCATCACGCTCGGCACCGTCATCGCCGCGGCTGCGGTCGCCTGGGTCGTCATCGGCCAGATCCTGGTCGAGGGTCGCTTCGGGCAGGCGGTCGTCGATCAGGACGCGGTCAACACGGCCTACATGTTCGCGATCGGTGGTGCGCTCCTCGGTTTCGTGCTGGCGATGGTGAACTCCTTCAAGAAGATCATCAGCCCGGCGCTCGTCATCGGGTACGCCGTCGCCGAGGGCGTCTTCGTCGGCGCCTTCTCGAAGATCGTCGCGACCTACGTCGGCGACGTCAGCATCGTCTTCCAGGCGATCGTCGGCACCTTCGTGGCCTTCGGCGCGACGCTCGCGGCCTACAAGTTCTTCAACATCCAGGTCACCGACAAGTTCCGCAAGGTCGTCACGATCGCGATCTTCGCCTTCGCCGGCGCCACGGTCGTCAACCTGCTGCTGTCGCTCACGGGCGTCGTCGACAACGGCGGCATCCGCGGCTTCAACACGCTCGGACTGGTGGTCTCGGCCTTCGCCGTCGTGCTCGCGGTCCTGATGCTCGTGCTCGACTTCGACTACATCGAGAAGGGCGTCCAGGCCGGTCTGCCGAAGCGCGAGTCCTGGCGTGCGGCCTTCGGCCTCACGGTCACGCTCGTCTGGCTGTACATCGAGATCCTGCGCATCCTCGCCATCCTGCGGGGCAGCGACTGA
- a CDS encoding SGNH/GDSL hydrolase family protein, which translates to MRVSRRVAATTALGTAGAVGASVGFLFGETVLARRLIGVTDARPPSPDGLYGDNLSGDTVRLLVLGDSAAVGYGMQTQMTTPPALMGWGLAQLVQGPVQVHSVAVVGAESSDLADQVDRGLEFGADVAVIVIGANDVTHLKSMTGAVDDLQVAISRLVAAGTEVVVGTCPDLGTVKPLMQPLRSIARLQSRRMARLQTVGAIEAGARTVSLGSLLASLIREHHDLMFGDDRFHPSASGYAAMARALLPSLADAIHERRSEPLEEHPGETEEMMPVEEAAEEASQRSGTEVRRAGRWAGVLRRLR; encoded by the coding sequence ATGCGTGTCAGTCGACGTGTGGCCGCCACCACCGCCCTCGGGACCGCCGGCGCCGTCGGTGCGTCGGTGGGCTTCCTGTTCGGCGAGACCGTGCTGGCCCGTCGTCTCATCGGCGTCACGGACGCCCGGCCGCCGTCACCCGACGGCCTGTACGGCGACAACCTGTCGGGCGACACGGTGCGCCTGCTCGTGCTGGGCGACTCGGCCGCCGTGGGCTACGGCATGCAGACCCAGATGACGACGCCCCCGGCGCTCATGGGCTGGGGACTGGCTCAGCTGGTGCAGGGTCCCGTCCAGGTGCACAGCGTCGCCGTCGTGGGCGCCGAGAGCAGTGACCTGGCCGACCAGGTCGACCGTGGCCTCGAGTTCGGGGCCGACGTCGCCGTGATCGTGATCGGCGCCAATGACGTCACCCACCTGAAGTCCATGACCGGGGCGGTCGACGACCTGCAGGTCGCGATCAGCCGGCTCGTCGCCGCCGGCACCGAGGTCGTCGTGGGAACGTGCCCCGACCTGGGCACGGTCAAGCCGCTCATGCAGCCCCTGCGGAGCATCGCCCGGCTGCAGAGCCGGCGGATGGCTCGCCTGCAGACCGTGGGCGCCATCGAGGCCGGGGCCCGCACGGTCTCCCTCGGTTCGCTGCTGGCGTCGCTGATCCGCGAGCACCACGACCTGATGTTCGGCGACGACCGGTTCCATCCCTCCGCCTCGGGCTACGCCGCGATGGCGCGGGCGCTGCTGCCCTCGCTCGCCGACGCGATCCACGAGCGGCGCAGCGAGCCGCTGGAGGAGCACCCCGGCGAGACCGAGGAGATGATGCCGGTCGAGGAGGCCGCCGAGGAGGCCTCGCAGCGTTCCGGGACCGAGGTGCGTCGCGCCGGCCGCTGGGCGGGCGTCCTGCGGCGCCTGCGCTGA